From the genome of Thioclava nitratireducens:
CGTGATCTGCACGCTGACTTTTCAAACGTGCTTACGCCGCCGCACAATCAACAGCCCCGTCGATAAGCAGGTGGAGGACCTTGGAGCGGGTGCGGATACCCACTGACCTGCCATGGGTCTTTCATCCAGCCACGACCGGAGCCAGGTTGTGTTGCTCTTGCCTACGTTTTCTAGCCCGCCGGACGTCGGAGTTTCCGACCTTTGTCACGATGGGGGGCTGGCTGTGCCAAAGCACGGACACCCGAACCTTGCGGTCCGGGTGTGCCTTTTCCCCGCACATGCGGGGGACGCGCCATGCCTTACGACGAGGATAGTCGCTGAGTTCGGTTCATCCCTGCACATGCAGGAGAACTCATTCAGGCTGGCGATGGCCTCCGTTGACCGGAGGCGGGCTGAGCGGGATTTTCCGCGGCCCTGACTCTTAAATAGGTTTGGCGACTCTCCTGCGGAAACCCGATCCGAGCCGGGAAGGTCATTTTTTGTTATGACCTCGCGTCAACTCTCGTCGGGTCACCGCCTATTCGCCTACTAACTATCCCTCATTGCGTGTGGTCGGGAGAGGCGACGATAACCGCCTCTCCCATGTGACATGGGTCGCTTCATGCGCAGACGGAAATGAAAATCTGGCTCGCGCCACATTTTTTTCCGCCGTTGCTCCGACCGTGAGCGGCCGGATGAAGCCTGACCCCCACCACCTGTTCGGCGGTCATCCTCGGGTCAGTCCCAGTTTTTTCTCAGCCACCTATTCGGCAGCTAACGAACTTTATCCCTCAAGGGGTGTGGTGGCGAGAGGCGACGATAGCCGCCTCTCCCATTTGATATGGGTCGCTTCCCGCGCGGACGGAAATGAAAATCTGGCTGGCGCCGCATTTTTTTCCGCCGTTGCTCCGACAGTGACCTGCCGAACGAAGCCTGCCCCCCCACCGCCTGTTCGGCGGTCATTCGCGGGTCAGTGCCCAGTTTCTTCTCAGCCGCCTATTCGGCGGCCAACATTAGCCCTCGTGGGCTGGGAGAGGCGACGATAACCGCCTCTCCAGAATGAGATGGGTCGCTTCATGCGCGGACGGAAATGAAAATCTGGCTGGCGCCGCATTTTTTCCGCCGTCGCTCCGGCAGTGACCTGCCGGATGAAGACTGACCCCACCGCCTGTTCGGCGGTCATCCTCGGGTCAGTGCCCAGTTTCTTCTCAGCCGCCTATTCGGCGGCCAACGTTAGCCCTCAAGGGGTGTGGTGGCGAGAGGCGACGATAACCGCCTCTCCCCTCTGATATGGGTCGCTTCACGCGCGGACGGAAATGAAAATCTGGCTCGCGCCACATTTTTTTCCGTCATTTATCCGGCAGTGACACGTCGGATAAATCCGGACCCCCAACCGCCTGTTCGGCCGTTCATGTTCCGGACCAGTGCGATGTCAGTAAAAATGAATGTGATGGACGCGAATTGAACGTGCTCATGCCGAAGACGATCACCCATTTCATCATCGGATAGGCCGTCACCTGATTTGCAACTCGTCGCGGTGTATCTTGGGGTCTAAACGAGGATGCCAAAGAAAGGCTACTTCAACAAGAAGGCGACGATCCGGTTTTTCCCGATTTTCACGCATATCAATCGCTTGATCTTTTGTGCCCTTCGTAAACGCTGAAAGGGGAAGAAAGCCGGGCGCACAACCATCTTCCAGAGCCAGAACAGCCTCCACACCATGTTGGAGCGCCGAATACTGCCTGGATTGGACGTATGTCATCAATTTTTCGCGTATGGTCGTTTCTGCGTTCACAGCTTCGGTGATGATATTTTGCGCGGTGGACTGATCGATCGCAAGACGCTCGGCAGTTACGAACCCAAGAGCTTGGTTCCAGCTCATATTCGGGCGCAACCACTTCGACTGAACCCGGTTTGGATTATAATACCAAGTGCGGTCTTCACCTTGCGAGCATACCCCGACCAAATCGAGTTCAGGGTGAATTGCCTCTCCGAAAATCTCTTCGAGATATTCGAACATGAAGTCAGCGATGTCTTCCAAGGTGCAGTAGGTATAGAGAGGCAGGTCGTCTTGTCCCATGAGAAAACATTTGTTGCTGTAGTAACAGGCCATGTCTGGAGGTCCTTTTCGATAGGTGAGAAAAATGACGCGAACGCGAAAAGCTCGCCTAAATTAAATTCGATGTCGCGGCGATTTTACTTGGTTCGAACTCGGAGGAGGGGTGAACGCCCGGGGGGCCACATTGAGTGATTGGCTACCGATTAAGTTCTCGCCTGACCACACTTGCGACTTGGTTTGACCTCTTTTCGGCAATGTCAGGGAATCGCGATCTACTTCTAACCCTGTTTCGCCGTGCAACCGGCTGAGCATGGCGCGACGTAGGCTCCGGCAGAGACAGAGCCTAGATTTTCAGCCCGCAGCCTACGGTCCACCGTTTTCGAAATGCGCGAACAAGAATTGGACGGGACCGGTCGGGCCGCCTATCCTGATCAGCACGCATCTGCGGTGGTGCCGCGAAGAATCCGGAGGGCGCAAGATGACGAAAAATCCGCACGATACCGGAGATGAGGCGCGCTCCGTCTCTGAAGAAAGCGCCAAGGCTGGGGAGGCTTGGTTGGAGGCATTTACCGAGGCGATGTCCAAACCGACGGCTCAGGAGATTGCTTTCTTCGAAAGGCGGCGCGCGCTCGGGCTGGGAGTCGGACTGGATGGGAACGGCGATCTTGTTTACGCTCGCCAGTCTTATCGCCAATAGCCCAGGCTTCATTGGAAGCCATAAAGGATGTCGCGGATCTCATCCTCGAATAGGTCCAGTCCGATCAGATCGGCGAATTCCGCGCCCGCATCCGCTGAAATATCCATGAACTCGACGGCTCCGTTTTTCAGATCAGTGAGCAGTCCGGCGTAGGTTCCGTAGCCGAGGCCGCGAGCCGCGAGTTCCATCCTCAGGCTCGGACCGAGTTCCGGTATCGCCAGTGCAAGATGGCGCTTGAAGCGACGGATATCAGACATGTCGAGAGTGATGGTGGCGGGTTGCATGGTCTCTCCTTGAGCATCGGAGCAATGCTCCGCCCAGAGGCATTGACCATCTCGACGAAACGCAGAGCGGATTGCGCTTGGGTCTTACTGGAAAGAGATGCAGCCCAAGTCGGCGCCCACTTCCAGAGCCACTTGCCATTTCAGAAAGTGGTAGATGAAAACCATGCAGGGGTGTTCGTGAGCGAGCTGGGCATGCTCTTTGAAATCACGCTCGAGCTTTTTCACAACGCTCGTGCTCAGAGTTCCTTCGCTCTCCGAGAAGTGGATGAGTTGGGAGAAGGGCGCGTGGGGCGAGTGAAAGGAATGGTGAAAATAAGCATCGAGTTTGTCACTGTCCTGGTCGCTCTCGGCACCGTAGTCCGGTGCATTCCGCGCGATTGCGAGCGCACAGAGCTCGGATTTGAATGTCTTGATGTAGTCATATGATCCCGCCTCGAAGCGATGGTGCTCATCGTAATCGTAGGGTTTTCCCGGTTCGAGCTCTGGCGCGTAATGCGCGAAATCGGGGTCGATGACCGGAGCGAAAGCGCGGTTGGGAATGCGGGGTGCAGACGCGCGCTTTTTCATGTCGCGGGAGGCATCAATGCGGCGAAGATTGCTGAATGCATGAACAGTGAGGCCCATGGTATTTCTCCAGAATAGGGGTGGTTAAGGTAGATGTGCGTGCAAACCGAGCAGCGGGGTGACCAGCCGCTAGGCGGGGCTCGGTTCAAGTCCGAATTTTTGTGACGGGAAGATCTAGGCGGTAGCGTTTGACTCGCTGCTAGCGCAGCGCTCTGAGCGGGCTTTGGCTGGGCGCGTCTCTTGGCGCGTGTAAGCTTCGACCTAGCGCCAATGGTAGGCGATCTCGACGAGCAGGCCGGGATCGGCAGGATCGCGGGCTTCGCGGAGGTCGATTGCCTGATCGAGTTCTTCTTTGACGAAGCTATTCCAGCCAAGTAACCCTGGCGCGGTCCCGGAATTTAGCGACGACAGGGCGTCGGCGCGCCTGCTGAGAGCGCCATAGTTCTCGTCGCGTAGGTCGTCGAACATCATGTTCTTCAGGATCGGCTCGGCGGTTGCAGGATCACTGCAGATTTTGCTGGCGGTGTCTTCGTCGAGCGCGAGGCGTTCCGCGGTGATCCTTACCAGAATCTGGTCCCAGTTCAGCTCTTCGCTGAGCCACTTGGGCGCGGCGTCGCTGCGATCCGCGCACCAGGTCTGGTTCTCGCGCTGCGAACACACAGCGATGACTTCGAGCGACGGGGGCTCAGACTCTCCGAACTGCATTTCGACGTAGTCGTAAAGATGGGCTTCAAGGTCCGCGACACCGACGGCCTCACCCAGATCGAGGTCGGCTTTGGTTATGAGCAGGCACTTATTGCCGTAATATGAGCTCATGATCAGGTTTCCTTTTTCTTGCGGCGGTTGGGCGTGGGAGGGGGCAGCCGCGGTAAACGTGTGTCGGCGATGGCTAGCCGCACGATCCCGTTTTGGCCATGCTCTGGACTTGGTTTGACCTCTTTTTCGGCGACCGAAGCAATGCCACCTTGGATGGGACGAAGGGTGCGGCGCGCGTAGCGAACTCTTTTCGCCGCATCCGGATGTGAGGTGGGCCTGGTCGGAGGATGCGGAAGGAAAAAATCTGCAGAAATTTGATATTTCCTGGACGACAAAGAAGCGCCAGGCCGGAAACTCCCGGCCTGGCGCTCTTTCCTTTAGGTATTGGTGGCAAGCGACCTACGCCGAAGCGCATTCACCTGACGCTCTGCGGCCAGCTGATCGAGCACCGTTTGACGAAGATTGCGGACGCGGCGCAGCTGCTCCCAGAGTCGCCGGATCGCCTCGAGCTCCGGGTCGAGGAAGGCAAAGTCGTCCGTATCGCAGTGCAGCGCGATCTCGCGGTAGCCTGGGGCGCGGGCCGTCAGAGCTTCGAGCAACAGGGTTTGCAGCAGGTCCAGAGTCGCCTCATCGCGATCGCGATAAAGCTCGCCGGCGCGAAAGGCATCAAGCATGCCACGAATGCGCAGCGCGTCCTGCTGCAGGTCGAGGGGGCTCTCGTCAAGAGCGGTCTGGAGGGCGCGCGCCGCCTTGATCGTCGCGCGGGCCGTGGTTTCGATGCTGGGCTGATTTTGAGTGATGGTCATGAGAGACTCCTGTCTCCGACCCACTTGAATGCGGGCCGTTCAAGGTCGCGCCGCCAATTGGTGGGGGCGGCGCGAGGTGCTGTCAGGCCGCTTGCTGGCGTTGGGATGTGTCGGCGCGCTCTTCCGCCTGCAGATTCGCGAGGCGATCCGTATACTGATCGGTGAGAAGGCAGATTTCTTCGACAACGGGGTCGTCGGGGTCGAGGTCGGCGAAGTATCCCGCCTCGAGGCTGTCGAAATCGTCCACTTTCTCCAGCGTGAGCAGGTCCGAGAACCACTGAAGCTCGCGCCGCAGTTTCCGTGAGATCGGGGTAGGCTGCGCCAGATCGCGCGTGAGAGCGGCCACGCGACCTGCGGCCCGTGGACCGCCGAGGCGCGTGGCGGCGTCGCGAAGCGCTTGGCGATTTTCGGTGAGGAACTCGGACATCAAGATACGTGCAACGGGAATGTTCTGGTGGTGCATGGGACAGATCCTTCTGTCGTGCCCAGCGGATTTTCCGCGGGCTTCAAGAACGGCCCCGCTAGGGAGCCATTTCGATTGAGGTGAGGTGGGCGAAGCGCGAGATCTCGGAGATGGGCCAAGGTCCGTTTTGATGTGCTGAACGAGCCGCTGGGGCCGCGATGGCGCTTCGCTTCGAGAGCGCCATCGACGGGTCGGTGGCTCGGGGTTGCTTGATCTTCAAGCGGGGCTTTTTACAGCGGCCACATGCTGGGCGAGCAGGCGTTTTTGCACCAAGAGCATCCTCTCGAACGCCCGGCCGTTCAGAGCGCCAAGAACCGGGGTGCGCAGGTCCGGGCAAACGCAGAGCGCGGGGTCGTTGGTTCGGATCACGCGCGTGCGCGAACCGAGGAAACCGGTCGCGCGGTCGAGGCCGCAGGCCATCGCGGCGGTGAGCGACAGCTCGATCCCAAGCGGGTTGAGCGCTTTTTTGCGGCTTGACGTCCCGTAGGCGATGCAGAGCCAGCGCTGACCGTTGTGATGGGAGACGGCAAGCACGAGGCAGGGACGAGGCTTGGGGCGCTCCTCTGTCTGCCGTTCTTTCAGGGGAAAGCGATAGGAGATGATGTCGCCCGTTTTGATCGTTTCAGACCAGGGTTTCGGGCGCGGCGATTTGGCAGGGCGCGTCTTGGAGGTATCAAGCATGTGTCAGTCCTATTCTCGGAATGACGCACGAGCGTCGTTAGAGGCCGTGATTGGCTTTTCTGTCGCGCGTCACATCGAGCGCGCGACAGAAAAGCCAATCGCAGGCTGCCTCTCTATTACTCTCTGACTTTGCTGCCTGTTCGTGAGTTGCAGAGGTTGTGCTCTCCTCGCGGCGATGCTGCGGCGGACCGATCAGCACAGCCGGTTCTGGCCTTGCCGAAGCCTCGACCCGGCGTCCCTACGCAGGGCGCGTTCAAGCCAATGCGCCGCCATTCTGCACACCCGTTTCTCATCGCCAGTCTTCGCACCACGTTCGTCGTTCCGGGGGCCGATTTGATCGATGAAAGGCGTCGATGAAAATTTTTTCGAATTTTTTTCATCTTTTGATTTCTGTTTTTCCGGGACCGCTCGACTTCCCCTTCACATCAATCAGGAGAAGTCCTCATGACTATTCACGTCCCCGCTCAACCGACCTGCGTCTCTTCCGCTCTCGATCAGTTCTTCACGCGGCCCGAATTTGCCAAAACGTGTTACGGCCGGCTTACGGAACTCTATCCCGTCCAAGCCGGTGACCTGTGGATCGAACCGTCCGCGGGCTCCGGCGCTTTTCTCGAGCTGATGCCGAAGACCAGTATCGGGTTCGACCTCGTTCCCGCCGCGGACGGCTTCACTTACGCAGACTATCTCGACTGGACGCCGTCGGGCGGGTTCCAGCGTCATGTGGTCGTCGGTAACCCGCCCTTCGGTCGGAACACGAGCACAGCGGTCGCCTTCTTCAACCGGGCGGCAGAGCATGCACAGGTGATCGCGATGATCTTGCCCCGCTCGGTGCGGAAATCTTCGGTGCGGCGCAGGCTCGACGCGATGTTCCATCTCGTGGATGAAATCCTTCTGCCGAGCGGGGCTTTCTGCTACGACGGCAAACCCGCGTCTGTCCGCACCGTCTTTCAGATCTGGGAGCGTCGCGACCACCCGCGTGTCGAGGCGCCGGTTCGCACCAGCCATCCGGACTTCGTCTTCTGCGATGCCGCTGAGGCGGAGTTCGCCATCCGTCGCGTGGGCGGCGTCGCGGGCCGGATTTTCGACGATCCTGCGCATCGCTCGCCGAACTCGCATCTCTTTGTGAAAGCGGCCGAGGGTGTCAGTGCGGAATGGCTGCGCGAGCGCTTCGCGCAGCTGGATTTCAGCGAGGTGCGCGAAGATTCTGTTGCGCATTACTCGGTCGCGCAAAGTGACGTTGTCGCGCTCTACGAAGCGCTGCTCGCCGCGAAAGGGCAGGCTGCGAGTAACTTGTTCGACTGCGGTGACGGCGGCTCCAAGGAGGCGTCTCGCGAAGATCGTCCGGGGGATGTCGATAAAGAGGAGCGTTGCCAATCGCCGCGCGAAGCACTGCGCTTGGAGCCCAAGCTGCGGTCCCTCAGCGAGAAAGCGTCGCGCGATGTTCCCCCGCAAAATTCGAGTCAAACCACTCCGGAAACCTCGCCCCGCCTCGCGCGGCCCGCTAGGACCCCGGCTGTGCGCACCTCTCACTTTATCAAAACAGGACAAAATATCATGCAAAGCAAAACCCGGGTCTCTGAACTGAAGACTGCAAATCTCTCGGTGCGGAATTTCGAACTCTACGCTCATACCGAGGATCTGCTCTTCCTCGAAGCGGAGCTCGTGTTTGAGCTTGCCGCTACGCGCGTGCAGGTCGTCGCGGAGATCACCATCACTGGCGAAAATGTCTCTGTGCACGCCGAACGCATCCAGGACGAAAAGGGCCTGCCTATCGTGGGAGAGCACTTGCTGGCGGTCGTTATCGCCAATCGCCGGGAGGAGATCGCCGATCTCGTGCGGGCTGCGGTCATGACGCGTGCTTGATGACGAAGGCCTTGCGAGTCCATCGGGTTCGCAAGGCTCCTCACCGGAGGCGCGAGACAACGCTCTGCTTCTTCGGCTTCCTGATACCAAACTAAAGGCACCCAATGCTTCAGTATCTCATCACCAACTGCCTCCTGTTCCCCGAATACATCATCGATGAAGATCAATTTGACATCGATCCCGTCGATCAGCGTGATGATCGCTGTTACGACACAGTCCAACTCGAAGGCTTCCGCTACGAGATCGAGTTCCAGCTCAATAGTCTCCTCGACACTAAATGCGAACACGAGTTGGACAAGGCAGGTTACTGCTGTGTGCTCGGCTTCGCCTCGGAATGGCTCGATACCTCATTCGTCACGCCGTATCGGGAAGGCCCGTGGGAGATCCCCATCGCACCGAAGTGCATCATGAGCGGCGAAACCTGGGACGAGACAATGGGCGCTGTCGATGCATATTTCGGTGCAAATCCTCAGTGCGGCGCGAAAACCTTGGAAGAATACGAGCGGCAGACGCGCGAATTCCGCGAGGAGCAGAAAAAGCTGGACCGGGCCATCGCGCATCTTCGCATCGACGAAGAATGGGAAGAGGCGAAACGTCTCGAAAGGAAATGCCGAGAGATGGCTGAGCCGGTTCGGCCGGGGTTTCATCGGCTCGACGCCTTCACAGGCGACCCGGTCGAACGGGCGATCGATTTCGGCACAGTCTATTCACGCGAACGCCTCCTTCTCGAGGTCACCTTCGAAGATTGGCCGCTTGTGAACTCTGCTCAAGTCGCTGGCCGCTGAGAAGAGAAAGCGTCGCCTGCGGCTCAGGGTGTTGAGAGCTAGCGCACTGATGCAGGGGAGTTTCAGGGGGATGCTCGGCGCTGAACCGATATTCGTATGAGTTGCGCTGAGCTCCGCCGAGCGACAGAACTTCGACCAGCTGCACGGTACTGGTCGAAGGGGGTGTTGAGCGCGCACCTCTCTCGGCGTTCATGTCCGAATTCTTCAGGCTTGTATTCGTTTCCAGATAAACGCACCGTTGATCGCCCGTTGGGCCTCCTGTGATTTCTTGGCCCCGGGCTAAGTTTGCAGAGACGAATGCTTGTTAATCGCAGAGCGATAAGCTGCGACAAGGTCGGGCTCCGGCATCTCTCCGGTGAGCGACTCGCAGGTCTGAACGTCTTCGAGCGACAACTCCGAAAGAGTCGCGACCTGTTCCGGGCTTAGGTCGGCTGCGTCGCGCAGAGCACGGAGTTCCATCGCGAGATCGATCTTGTCCGGAAACTCGGCCTCGCGCTCTGCGATCTCCGGGCGCACCTCTAGCATTTTGTCGCG
Proteins encoded in this window:
- a CDS encoding type II toxin-antitoxin system PemK/MazF family toxin; translated protein: MLDTSKTRPAKSPRPKPWSETIKTGDIISYRFPLKERQTEERPKPRPCLVLAVSHHNGQRWLCIAYGTSSRKKALNPLGIELSLTAAMACGLDRATGFLGSRTRVIRTNDPALCVCPDLRTPVLGALNGRAFERMLLVQKRLLAQHVAAVKSPA